A window from Corvus moneduloides isolate bCorMon1 chromosome 32, bCorMon1.pri, whole genome shotgun sequence encodes these proteins:
- the LOC116437085 gene encoding uncharacterized protein LOC116437085 isoform X1, with translation MRLEFLLLVAAAFPSCLSQMSHGSRQDSRQDSRHNSRRSMATPRLLPAPLVLRMPPGLGPPRIRCLAPRRFSGSTFELFQGISALPVQSVPAAPDHHWAEFSLPGAARCFWCRYRSHNGSVWLESELSPGIGSSDLGDAECHPSDAAATGPPPTAGALREVPSWLLPVSVGAAVLGLLLLLAAVAVAWQGGQGAQNREFRGGSTQGPPPRPAGLSWPPVPPVLLLTGVRRRRGQSHTVPAPSFPMAPAPAPPAQ, from the exons atgaggttGGAGTTTCTGCTCCTCGTGGCCGCGGCGTTTCCCTCGTGCCTGAGTCAGATGAGCCACGGTTCCCGCCAGGATTCCCGCCAGGATTCCCGCCACAATTCCCGCCGTTCCATGGCCACGCCAAGGCTGCTCCCGGCGCCGTTGGTGCTCCGGATGCCCCCGGGCCTGGGTCCCCCCCGGATCCGCTGCCTGGCCCCGCGACGCTTCTCCGGCAGCACCTTTGAGCTTTTCCAGGGAATCTCGGCGCTCCCGGTGCAGAGCGTTCCGGCCGCTCCCGACCACCACTGGGCCGAGTTCTCCCTGCCCGGAGCCGCCCGGTGCTTCTGGTGCCGGTACCGGAGCCACAACGGCAGCGTCTGGCTGGAGTCAGAGCTGAGCCCCGGGATTGGGAGCTCCG ATTTGGGCGATGCCGAGTGTCACCCCAGCGACGCCGCGGCCACGGGACCCCCCCCCACCGCCGGCGCCTTGCGGGAAG TTCCTTCCTGGCTCCTCCCGGTCTCGGTCGGTGCCGCcgtcctggggctgctgctgctgctggcggcCGTGGCCGTGGCCTGGCAAGGTGGGCAGGGGGCTCAGAACCGGGAATTCCGGGGGGGCAGcacccagggacccccaccCCGCCCTGCAGGGCTGTCCTGGCCCCCGGTGCCACCGGTTCTGCTCCTCACAGGCGTCCGGCGGCGGCGTGGGCAGAGCCACACGGTCCCGGCCCCG AGCTTCCCCATGGCCCCCGCGCCGGCGCCGCCGGCCCAGTGA
- the LOC116437085 gene encoding uncharacterized protein LOC116437085 isoform X2 — MRLEFLLLVAAAFPSCLSQMSHGSRQDSRQDSRHNSRRSMATPRLLPAPLVLRMPPGLGPPRIRCLAPRRFSGSTFELFQGISALPVQSVPAAPDHHWAEFSLPGAARCFWCRYRSHNGSVWLESELSPGIGSSDLGDAECHPSDAAATGPPPTAGALREVPSWLLPVSVGAAVLGLLLLLAAVAVAWQGVRRRRGQSHTVPAPSFPMAPAPAPPAQ, encoded by the exons atgaggttGGAGTTTCTGCTCCTCGTGGCCGCGGCGTTTCCCTCGTGCCTGAGTCAGATGAGCCACGGTTCCCGCCAGGATTCCCGCCAGGATTCCCGCCACAATTCCCGCCGTTCCATGGCCACGCCAAGGCTGCTCCCGGCGCCGTTGGTGCTCCGGATGCCCCCGGGCCTGGGTCCCCCCCGGATCCGCTGCCTGGCCCCGCGACGCTTCTCCGGCAGCACCTTTGAGCTTTTCCAGGGAATCTCGGCGCTCCCGGTGCAGAGCGTTCCGGCCGCTCCCGACCACCACTGGGCCGAGTTCTCCCTGCCCGGAGCCGCCCGGTGCTTCTGGTGCCGGTACCGGAGCCACAACGGCAGCGTCTGGCTGGAGTCAGAGCTGAGCCCCGGGATTGGGAGCTCCG ATTTGGGCGATGCCGAGTGTCACCCCAGCGACGCCGCGGCCACGGGACCCCCCCCCACCGCCGGCGCCTTGCGGGAAG TTCCTTCCTGGCTCCTCCCGGTCTCGGTCGGTGCCGCcgtcctggggctgctgctgctgctggcggcCGTGGCCGTGGCCTGGCAAG GCGTCCGGCGGCGGCGTGGGCAGAGCCACACGGTCCCGGCCCCG AGCTTCCCCATGGCCCCCGCGCCGGCGCCGCCGGCCCAGTGA